CCCATCCTTTATACATGGTATAAGGAAGAATTATTGTCTGAGCCATGCGTGGGTCTCTATTTTCGTACATGCTCAGCAATAAGCTTTTGCTTGCAGGGTAAGTTGCCACGCTTTTAGTGTCGCCTGTTAATGTTGCCCGGAAAGTCTTATCTTTTACCGTTGCACTTTCATTAAAACCTGGTACTATATCATTCCAGTTAAAAGGTTTTCCATCTTTGGTTTCATACATATCTGCCAAAGTTGTTGATGCCATTACATTATTCCAGCAACTTCCAAAAGAGCTGCGGCTACCCATATAGAAATCCATCGGCATACCATAATCCATACCAACACCACCGGAGTTTTGAATTGCAAAAATCATTTCAGAACTTTGATCACCCACAGGTTTAAATAAATTAGCATAATTAGGATATAATGAATAACCATACCCCTTTCCAGAAGGGTCTAAAACGACTTCTTCAAAATCCTTCACCGCATCTGTATAGTTTTTATTGAATAAATGCACTTTCCCTCTTAGTGAATAAGCGGCACCTTTAGTTGCACGTCCATAATCTGAATCGGCCCATTTTACTGGTAATCCGGCAATGGCAGCTTCAAGATCTTTTAAAATGAAAGTTCGTGTTTCATCGGCAGAACTTCTTGGCGACAATAAATTATTGAAATCCTTGTCCAATACTACCGTTTCATCATATAATGGCACTCCGCCGAAAAAATCCAATAAATTAAAGTAATATAAAGCACGCATGAATTTTGCTTCCGCAATATATTGAGTTTTTAGTTCATCACTCATGCTTACTTTTGGGATATTCTGAATAACAGCATTAGCTCTCATTACCCCATCATAAAGAGTTTGCCACTTAGTTGACACTAAGCCTGTTCTCGAAGTTGTTGTTCCCAAAACAAAGGTTGGATAAGACGGGTCATCATAACCGACTGCTATATCAGTCATACAATCAAGTCCGAAATATGTGCCATAAGCACCACTATTTTTCATTACGTTGTATACCCCCATCATTCCTTCTTTGGCCTGAAGTTCTGTTTTCCAGAAAGTTCCTGAACTAACTACATCATAAGGATATTTATTTAAGTCGTAACAACCACTCAACAAACACAAAGATGTGAGTGATAGCAATAAAGTTTTATATTTGTTCATGACATTATTATTAGAAAGTTATGTTAATACCTACTGAAGCCTGTTTCATTGTAGGATAATTCGTACCACTCACTTCTGGATCCATGCCTTTGTAGCTTGAGAACGTAAAGAAGTTCTCTAAACTACCATAAAAACGAACCTTTTCAATATTTAATTTAGCGATTAGTTCTTTAGGCAAAGAGTATCCCAATTGAATATTCTTAATCTTGAAGAAGGACTTGTTTTGCATCCAGAAATCACTAACCTGTGTATTTCGAGTATTGCTTGAATCTAATAAGCGAGGATATGTTGCGTCTGTACGACCTTGATACCATCTACCGTCTGCAATCTCCTTATTGATTAAATATCCCCAACGAACTGTCGGAGTATAATAACCATCCAGCCAATACATCTTTATTCCGGTTACACCTTGTAACATTACAGAAAAATCAATTCCTTTATACTTTGCACCTAAATTTAAACCATAAGCAAATTTCGGATTTGGTCCATTTCCTACGACTTTACGGTCGTCATCATTGATTAATCCATCGCCATTCAAATCTTTGTATAATAAATCACCTAACTGAGGGCGTCCATAAGCAAACGGATTCTTTTTGTTCCCTGTTGCCGGGTCGATTGGTGCATTATCCACAATACTCTGAACAAGAGCTAAATCATCATCCGTTTGTACTATACGATCTACAATACGTACATATTGGGCTTTGATAGGCAATCCTTCTTTGATCAATCCATTGCCAGAAATAGTATATTGATCTCCCTTATATTTTGTAACTTCATTTTTTAACCAAGTAATGTTTCCATTCGCAAAGTAAGAGAAATCGCCTATTTTATCCTGCCATCCTAATGATAATTCCACCCCTTGGTTTACAACTATTGCACTGTTTTGTTTTGGTATTGAAGCGTTACCTCGTACCAATGGTGCAGGAAGGTCAATCAGAATGCCATCCGTTTTCTTATAGAAATAATCAACTGTACCTGTAAGTTTATTATTATAAGCACCAAAATCCAAACCAATATCTGCAATATTGGTAGATTCCCAAGTTAAATTCGCGTTTGCAATCGCCGTTTGAGAAAGTCCTGTTGCTAAAGCATTGTTTAATATATAGTTTGTTGTAGCATATACAGAAAGCGCATCATAATTACCTACAGCATTATTTCCCAGTGAACCATAAGATGCACGAAGTTTAAGATTACTCAACCAGTTTGAAGCAAATTTTTCCATGAATGGTTCCTGATCTATTCTCCATGCAGCAGATACAGATGGGAAATATCCCCAACGCTGATTAGATAAGAAGCGCGAAGAACCGTCTCTTCTGATATTTAACTCAAGCAAATACCGACTTTCCCAACCAAGATTTACTCTACCGAAATAAGACTGCATAGCCCATTCTGTTTTGTTCCCACTTGCAGAAGCGTCTCCTACAGCTCCATCAAGAACGCCAAGACCCATATCAATCAGATCTAGTTTTTTTGCCTGAAACCATTCATTTCTATATTGTTCCTGGCTAGCTCCAAGCATTACATTTAAATCAAGTTTGTTGATTTTAGTCTCATACTTCGCTACAGCATCCATGAAATTACGTTGTTGCTTTGAATTATAATTTGTGAGGTAAGATCTACTTGTTCCAGACAATGTTACCTGATTAGTGATAAAATTCCAGCAATCTATAAATACTGGTTTTGTCTGTTGTTGTTGATCTGTTAGTTCATAAGTATAAGAGCCTGTTACAGAAAGTCCCTTTACAGGAGCAATTGTTCCGAAGAATCGCGCTTTCAGATTTCTATTTGTGTACTGTCCATCAATATTGTTTAACCTGCGCAAAGGATTATTATTTGCAGCCTGAGAATCATCTTCTTCATTATTCATACCACCATATCGTCCATCGGGAGATCTGAAAGACATACCTGGGGTTGTTGCGGCAGCATATGTAAAGACATCATCAATTGCATTTGTGCCAGGTTCCGTTTCAGCATAATATCCGCTAAGATTGGTCCCTAATTTTAACCATTTCTTGACCTCCCCTTCAACGTTAGAACGAAAGTTTATTTTGTTAAATCCGGAATTTTCCATCACGCCGGGATTATTCATATATCCCACTGCAGTATAAAAACGCACTTTATCAGTACCTCCGCTTATTGATAGATTATGATTTGTTGCAACAGAAGTTTTAAACACCCCTTTAACCCAATCGGTATTAGGATATAAAAGCTGATCGCCATTTTCATTCGCTCTCCAAAGATCTATTTTCCCTTGAGAAAATATGGCTGGAAGATTGGAATTTAGCTTTCCTTCATTAACCAATTCCATGTAATCAGCGTAATTACTAACAGTCTCAATTGTTTTGCCAATAGACTCGAATGATAGGTATCCATTGTAATCCAACTTAACAGCTCCGGCTTTCCCTTGTTTTGTGGTAATAAGCAAAACTCCATTAGCTGCACGTGACCCATATATTGCAGCAGAAGCTGCATCTTTCAAAACAGATAAATTTTCAATGTCCTGTGGATTCACATTACTTATATTTCCTTCTACACCATCAATAATTACCAAAGGAGCAGAATTGTTTAAAGTTCCTTGGCCACGGATCAGAATAGAAGCATTATCATTCCCCGGCCTATTACTGCTAGAACTAACTTGTACACCAGCCGCAACACCGGCTAAACCACTTGAAAGATTTGTAATTGGACGGCTATCAACTAAGTCACTCATATTTACAGAGGAAACAGAACCTGTCAAATTCACTTTCTTTTGTGAGCCATAAGCCACCACAACAACTTCATCAAGAGTTTGTGCCTTTTCTTTTAACTGAATTGTATAAGAGGTTTGATCTCCTATTTTCAATTCAAAATTCAAGTAACCAACACATGTAACTTCTAATAATGCTCCATTTGGAACATTTAATGAAAATTTTCCATCAATATCAGTTATCGTAGCATTAGTTGTCCCTTTTTGCACAACATTTGCTCCAATAACAGTTTCTCCCTTTGTATCTGTTATTACACCTGTAATTCTTTTTTGTTGATTAACAGATGCAACAGCATTTGTTGATGTTCCTAATCCATTGGCAGTTTCTGCGTATATTCCACCGATGCCGATAAATAAAAGAGAAGCTCCAACCAATATCCTTTTAGTAAGGACAAAATAATCAGTTTGTATCTTTAGCATAGCAATAGTTATAAGTTAAAATTTAAAATAGGCATTAAATAATTAATATCAAAGACTTTGTCTTTGATTGGATGCAGGTAGAAGTTAATTTAGGTTTTCATAAGTATTTTTTTAACATTAATGAGAATGGATTTTATGTTTTTTTTTCTCGGTTGCCATCCTCTCAATATGATGCATATTTTCTAGATTATTAACATTTCAACATGTTCAGCGAATATTAGCACTTATTACTATAATCCAGCTCTCTTTTTTTAATGCATGTTCATATGTATAGTGTTTGATTCTCGATTAATATGTTAGTGTGTGCAAATATAGATCGAAAGATTGTTATCCGCAATAGGTGTGTGCGCACACATTTTATGAATTAAGACAGTATAATATTGAATATTAAATACTTAAATACTTTTTAAAAGCTGTAAAAAAAGCAATATGTGTTTTTAAACATAAAAATAATCACGTTTGCGAAAACGTAATTATAAATAATGAATGCTTATGATTTCATCATATTGGTGATAAATAGTTAATGGAAGAATGTGAATATAGCTACCCCAGATTTTCTTAGGTATAATAGTCTTTCAATTTATGTATCTTAAACAAATAATTGATTCTAATTATTAAAATAGAAAAGGTTCGCGGTATTTGTCAGCTTCCCTTTTTTCGGGGGGAGGTCATGTCCAAATAATGAGTATTTGATCAAAAAAATAGTAGCGTATTACACTTAGATGATTGATGAAGAATGATCTATAAATATTTCGATAATATATTAGTTTCTAATATATTTATATACTAAAAAAATATAACATAACGAGGATATAAATAAAATATAACGATAGATTTCTAATTTCATGTGGCAGATTTTCAGAAGTTGTCATTGTAGCTTTTGACGAGAAAATTAACAAAAAAGCGACAACTGAAATTTTTCAATTATCGCTTTGTCGGAGTGAGGCGACTCGAACGCCCGACCCCTACGTCCCGAACGTAGTACGCTACCAACTGCGCTACACTCCGTTTTTTTACGAGTGCAAAAGTAATCCATTTTTTTTAAATAACGAAGAATTTTCAGAAAAAATTCACAAGTCCTTGCAGATTCAAAAATTATATCTATCTTTGCATCCGCAATCACAAAGGTGCCATAGCTCAGTTGGTAGAGCAAAGGACTGAAAATCCTTGTGTCCCCGGTTCGATTCCTGGTGGCACCACCCCTGCAGAAGCGCTTAAACCTAATGGTTTAGGCGCTTTTTATTTTCTATTTCACAATTGAATTCAATCATTGAGATTTCAGGCCAATTTGTTGCTAAACTAAATCATCTATGCCAAGGGAACTAATAACATCATCAGATTCTACAGCCTGGAAATTAAAATCTGATCCCATAATTTGTTGATTGTCTCTCGGTTTTTTATTTCACTTATAGCATAGAATCTGAAGGACAAAGATAACTATTATTCTTTTATGTCATATCTGGGACCTATATATGCAGGAATAAGGTATGTTTCGATCCCTTATTTATTCCGAATATTCTTGTCTTTATCCATCATTTTTACTGGGGAACCGGTATCCGTGTTATAGATAACTGGAAGAACTGCAATCTTGATAGATTGCTTCTTTAATAATCCTATTTTAATTAAAGAGAGAGTTGACTCTCAAAACCTGTGGTTGGATATATTAAAATATATATTTTGGTTTCAGACTTGAATTCTTTCATAACCTATTAAATTGCAAAATTGCAGGAATCACTCTTACAAATTAAATATTTAACAGAGGTGGGAAAAAACATTGAATGATTTTCTGCTCTGCTGCATGGCTCATAAAAGCTACTTTATTTTGTCAGACATTAATCTATTCCTGATAAAAGAATATATTGATAAATTGTTTTAATATGTTGGGTATGAAAAAATAATTTTTAATTATCAATCGTAGTTTTAATAATTACAATGCAAGCAGCCGGTCTGAATTTTAAAAAAAGCCTATAAATTATATATGAGATGAATGAATTATAGGGTCTAATTTTATTAGAACATAATAAAGAAAGTAGTGTATAGTAATGCTATTGTAAACAAGTGGTGTAAATTATTTATAGAATTTGTTTTGAAGAACTGAGTGTTGTTGATATGTTTGATGAAATTTTAAAATTTATGCCTTTCAAATAGTATCAGTGAGAGAAATCGCAAAAGCTTTGATAAATGTATTGTGGTGTAAATACTTAAGTAATAAATGATTAAATAGACTGTATTCTTTCTCTTAACAGAAGGAAACGATTGCACAAAAGAATAGTTAAATCTATAGTTGATGTTTGGATTGAATTATTTTTTCTCCATATATTTGCGTCATCTGATTATTAATTCTTAACCTGAATGAAAACAAAGAAAGTCTCACAGATTGATGTCTTTTCCGGTGCCCCTTGGGAAGTGGAAATGATTAAGAACCTATTGCACGCAGCAAATGTAAACGCTAAGGTGGTTGATGACATGGAAATGAAAATCTCAGTTCCTTGCGAATGCTATACAACTGCTATGCAAGTTATCGGTAGCCGTATCTAACCGGACACAAAAAACTACTGGAACGATAATTTCTTCGCCATAATTATTATATTTGTATGCAGTGTATATAAATATGATAATTATGGGCGAGAAGGATAAAATCTCATTGATTGAAGTGTTTTTTGGAACCCCTTGGGAAGCTGAATTAATAAAAGGATTGTTAGAGAGTGCCGGTATTGATGTTGCCTTAAAAAATTATGGTTTGGTGAATTTTGTTCCAACTCAATCTACAGATTTTGGAGCAGGGGGTGGTATCAGTGTCCTTGTCTTCAAAGACGATTATGAAATCGCCCGTCAGCTCATTGAGAGTCGCGAAAATCTCAAATAGATTTATTATACTTTCTTTTTATCCCCTTTTCTTTTATTCTGTTTAATTTTTCCAAACACATTCTGCTTCAGATTTGTTATATCTACAATGATACTACTAACACTTTAAAGACTGATACTATGGAAGAAGAGGACAAGACCATTCTTGTGGAAGTATTTACAGGTACTCCCTGGGAGGCTGAATTAATAAAAGGTTTGCTGGAAAGTGCAGGAATTGAAGCTGCTTTGAAAGATGACAACCTTGGAAGTATGGCTCCGGCAATGACTGTTAACCTGGGACCAGGAGGTGTGTCTGTGCTAGTGTCTCCCGAAAACTATGAGCTAGCTGTACAGCTGGTAGAAAAGAGGGAAGAGAAGGGATGAAAAAATATTGCACCACAAATTAAGCTTCTGTTAAGTAATCCTATAAACAGGAAACTTGCAACAGCTTGATTTGTGGTGATATTGTTTATGCTTGTTATTTAAGTGTTTGAAGGTATGTTTCAAGGCGGTTCATCCCTTCCTTGATGTTCTCAAGTGAATTAGCGTACGAAAAACGGATATAGCCTTCTCCCGCGGTCCCGAAGTCAACTCCAGGAGTAACTCCTACATGGGCGTTTTCAAGTATCTCGAATGCAAATTTGTATGAGTCTTTGGTAAATTTACGTGCATCCGCGAAAATATAGAAAGCTCCTTTTGGTTCTACTTCAATCTTAAAGCCCATCTCTTTCAGACGCGAGATCATATATAACCTTCGTTCATTATAAATCTCTTTCATTTTTCTTACATCCTCTTCTGCTTCGGTGAGCGCAGCAATGCCTGCATGCTGTGAGATGCTTGGTGCACAGATAAAGAGATTTTGTTGCAGCTTTTGTAGTGAGCGAATGCACTCCTTTGGGGCGATCATGTATCCCAAACGTAGCCCTGTCATTGCAAATCGCTTTGAAAAGCCATTAAGCACAATAGCGTTGTCTGTAAATTCAAGAATACTTCTGGCGCGTCCTTCATACACCAATCCATGATAGATCTCATCCGAAATAACAGGTACTCCCAATGACGCGACCTCTTTCAGAAAGTCTTCTTCCACCAGCGTACCTGTAGGGTTCATTGGTGAATTTATGATGACGGCTCGTGTAAGTGGCGTGATGCACTTCTTTATATCTTCAATATCGTATTGAAAACCGTTTGCAGCACGTAACGGAACTAATACCGGATTGGCGTGTGCTGCCAAGGTGAAGTTGCGGTAGCAGGCATAACCTGGATTAGACATAATCACCTCGCTTTCGGGTTTGCATAAAAGCATTAATGCAAGGAGGATAGCAGGTGAGGAACCTGAGGTAACTATTATGCACTCAGGATCGACGGTTACACCATATTCTTTCTGGTAGAAACGAGAAATTTCATTTCTGAGTTCAGGGTCGCCCAATGAATGGGTGTAATGGGTCTTATGCTTGTCTAAAGCACTCTTGACAGCCTTAGCCACGCATTCGGGCATGTCAAAGTCGGGTTCGCCAACTTCCAGATGGATAATGGATATTCCCTGTTTTTGCATTTCGTTTGCTTTTTCTAGCACGTCCATGACAATAAACGAGGTCATCTGTTCCACTTGTGGGTTTGTTGTTCTCATCGTCTTTTGTTTGGCTGCAAAAGTACAAAAAAATACCCGATCCTGCTTAATAGCTCGTTGACTTTTCTTATATCTAAGAACTGATATTTAAGAATTGGGAAAAGACGAAATTAATAAATAACGACTATTTGCTATCAAATCGATTAATATTCCTATATTTGTGCTTCTAACTTATAAGAAAATGGCGTATCAGTTTGCAAAAATAGCCGTAAAGATAGGTAGCAATGTCCTGACGCGTAAGGATGGTACTCTTGATATCACCCGAATGTCTGCTTTGGTAGATCAGGTTGCTGAATTGCATAAGGCTGGAATTGAGGTAATTCTTATCTCTTCCGGAGCCGTTGCTTCGGGAAGAAGTGAAATTCGCGCTTCTAAAAAACTCGATAGTGTAGATCAGCGGCAACTTTTTTCGGCTGTAGGACAGGCTAAACTTATCAATCGGTATTATGAATTATTTCGGGAACATAAAATCCACGTAGGTCAAGTACTTACCACAAAAGAAAATTTCGGTACACGTCGACATTATCTGAACCAGAAGAACTGCATGATGGTGATGCTCCAAAATGGAGTTATTCCTATTGTTAACGAAAATGATACCATCTCCGTTACTGAACTGATGTTTACTGACAATGACGAGCTATCCGGTCTGATAGCCAGTATGATGGATGCACAGGCACTAATCATACTTAGCAATATTGATGGTATCTATAATGGTTCCCCCTCCGATCCGGAAACGTTTGTTATTAGTGAAGTTGAACATGGAAAAGATCTTTCTGACTATATACAAACAGAAAAATCGGGATTTGGACGAGGAGGAATGATTACTAAAACAAACATTGCCCGCAAAGTAGCTGATGAAGGTATCACAGTAATAATAGCAAATGGCAAACGAGATAATATTCTGGTCGACCTTCTAAAAAAACCGGAAACAACCGTTTGTACGCGTTTTATACCATCTACTCAGGAAGTCTCAAGCGTAAAGAAATGGATTGCTCACAGTGAAGGTTTTGCCAAAGGAGAACTTCACATCAATGAGCAGGCGTCACATGTACTTAATTCAGACCAAGCTGTGAGCATTCTTCCTGTAGGAATTACTGAAATTGTTGGCGAGTTCGAGAAGGATGATATTGTTCGTATCATAGATTGCCATGGCAAGCAGATAGGAGTGGGAAAAACCTCCTTTGATTCTGAAGAGGCACGGGAAATGATAGGCAAACACGGGTTGAAGCCGATAGTGCATTACGATTATCTATATATTGAGTGAAAATTTTAAATTAGCTTTTTATGATTGATCTGACAACAACTTTTCAGGCTGTTCAGTCGGCCAGTCGAAATTTGCCGCTGCTAGATGACAGGCTGATCAATGAAATTCTGCTTGACTTGGCTGATGAGGCCGAGGTGCATGCATCCTATATTCTTGCTGAGAATAAGAAAGACCTAGAACAGATGGAGCCATCTAATCCTCGTTATGATCGACTGATGCTGACTGAAGAGCGTATCAAAGGAATCGCAGCAGATATTCGGAATGTGGCCACCTTACCCTCTCCGTTGGGGCATGTCCTAACAAAGTCTATCCGTCCAAATGGTATGGAATTGAAGCGAATCAGCGTTCCTTTTGGCGTCATCGGGGTAATTTACGAAGCTCGTCCCAATGTTAGTTTTGATGTGTTCTCTCTCTGTTTCAAGAGTGGTAACGCATGTATATTGAAAGGAGGCAGCGATGCCGACTATTCCAATCGGGCAATTGTCAAGGTGATCCATTCAGTTCTCGATCGGTTTGGTATTGATGCCCATACAGTAGACCTTCTTCCGGCAGACCGCGAAGCCACTATTCAGCTGCTAAATGCGGTGGATTATGTCGATTTACTAATCCCTCGCGGAAGTAGTGATCTGATTCACTATGTCCGTCAGCACGCTATTGTTCCCGTTATTGAAACAGGTGCTGGAGTTTGTCATACCTATTTTGATGAATTTGGCGATACAGCCAAAGGCGCAGCCATTATCAACAATGCTAAGACCCGTCGGGTAGGTGTTTGCAATGCACTCGATTGCCTGCTGATAAATGAGAAAAGATTAACCGATCTTCAATCCCTGTGTTATCCCCTTCAACAAAGTAAAGTGGTGATTTATGCTGACGAAAAAGCCTATAGGTATCTTGAAGGCCATTATCCTGCCAGTTTGCTTAGACCAGCTGTCTCCGAAAGTTTTGGCACCGAATTTCTTTCATATACAATGGCAGTGAAAACAGTGGAAGATGTATACGAAGCACTTGAACACATATATAACTATGGTTCCAAACATAGCGAATGCATTGTAACTGAGAGTCATGAGAATGCAGAACTTTTTACCTCTGCTGTTGATGCAGCATGTGTCTATACCAACGTTTCAACGGCATTTACCGATGGAGCCCAGTTTGGCTTAGGGG
The Bacteroides sedimenti genome window above contains:
- a CDS encoding pyridoxal phosphate-dependent aminotransferase, producing MRTTNPQVEQMTSFIVMDVLEKANEMQKQGISIIHLEVGEPDFDMPECVAKAVKSALDKHKTHYTHSLGDPELRNEISRFYQKEYGVTVDPECIIVTSGSSPAILLALMLLCKPESEVIMSNPGYACYRNFTLAAHANPVLVPLRAANGFQYDIEDIKKCITPLTRAVIINSPMNPTGTLVEEDFLKEVASLGVPVISDEIYHGLVYEGRARSILEFTDNAIVLNGFSKRFAMTGLRLGYMIAPKECIRSLQKLQQNLFICAPSISQHAGIAALTEAEEDVRKMKEIYNERRLYMISRLKEMGFKIEVEPKGAFYIFADARKFTKDSYKFAFEILENAHVGVTPGVDFGTAGEGYIRFSYANSLENIKEGMNRLETYLQTLK
- a CDS encoding glutamate-5-semialdehyde dehydrogenase, with the protein product MIDLTTTFQAVQSASRNLPLLDDRLINEILLDLADEAEVHASYILAENKKDLEQMEPSNPRYDRLMLTEERIKGIAADIRNVATLPSPLGHVLTKSIRPNGMELKRISVPFGVIGVIYEARPNVSFDVFSLCFKSGNACILKGGSDADYSNRAIVKVIHSVLDRFGIDAHTVDLLPADREATIQLLNAVDYVDLLIPRGSSDLIHYVRQHAIVPVIETGAGVCHTYFDEFGDTAKGAAIINNAKTRRVGVCNALDCLLINEKRLTDLQSLCYPLQQSKVVIYADEKAYRYLEGHYPASLLRPAVSESFGTEFLSYTMAVKTVEDVYEALEHIYNYGSKHSECIVTESHENAELFTSAVDAACVYTNVSTAFTDGAQFGLGAEIGISTQKLHARGPMGLEELTSYKWIIKGNGQIRE
- a CDS encoding RagB/SusD family nutrient uptake outer membrane protein, with product MNKYKTLLLSLTSLCLLSGCYDLNKYPYDVVSSGTFWKTELQAKEGMMGVYNVMKNSGAYGTYFGLDCMTDIAVGYDDPSYPTFVLGTTTSRTGLVSTKWQTLYDGVMRANAVIQNIPKVSMSDELKTQYIAEAKFMRALYYFNLLDFFGGVPLYDETVVLDKDFNNLLSPRSSADETRTFILKDLEAAIAGLPVKWADSDYGRATKGAAYSLRGKVHLFNKNYTDAVKDFEEVVLDPSGKGYGYSLYPNYANLFKPVGDQSSEMIFAIQNSGGVGMDYGMPMDFYMGSRSSFGSCWNNVMASTTLADMYETKDGKPFNWNDIVPGFNESATVKDKTFRATLTGDTKSVATYPASKSLLLSMYENRDPRMAQTIILPYTMYKGWVANAPKDCEFVVAKGVNEKNGFIRNNKGWDTYFFRKFVAEYNMDGGINDRAHTPINFPLIRYADVLLMLAECYNELGNQTDAVKYINEVRQRPSTNMPKLNSGPSWLQANTKEEVFKRIVQERAVEFAGEGLRFSDLRRWGLSKQMLNHDEFGFTGTRLFTRQFADRDMLWPIPAVEIETNSALIQNPSWD
- a CDS encoding DUF2007-related protein codes for the protein MEEEDKTILVEVFTGTPWEAELIKGLLESAGIEAALKDDNLGSMAPAMTVNLGPGGVSVLVSPENYELAVQLVEKREEKG
- a CDS encoding SusC/RagA family TonB-linked outer membrane protein, translated to MLKIQTDYFVLTKRILVGASLLFIGIGGIYAETANGLGTSTNAVASVNQQKRITGVITDTKGETVIGANVVQKGTTNATITDIDGKFSLNVPNGALLEVTCVGYLNFELKIGDQTSYTIQLKEKAQTLDEVVVVAYGSQKKVNLTGSVSSVNMSDLVDSRPITNLSSGLAGVAAGVQVSSSSNRPGNDNASILIRGQGTLNNSAPLVIIDGVEGNISNVNPQDIENLSVLKDAASAAIYGSRAANGVLLITTKQGKAGAVKLDYNGYLSFESIGKTIETVSNYADYMELVNEGKLNSNLPAIFSQGKIDLWRANENGDQLLYPNTDWVKGVFKTSVATNHNLSISGGTDKVRFYTAVGYMNNPGVMENSGFNKINFRSNVEGEVKKWLKLGTNLSGYYAETEPGTNAIDDVFTYAAATTPGMSFRSPDGRYGGMNNEEDDSQAANNNPLRRLNNIDGQYTNRNLKARFFGTIAPVKGLSVTGSYTYELTDQQQQTKPVFIDCWNFITNQVTLSGTSRSYLTNYNSKQQRNFMDAVAKYETKINKLDLNVMLGASQEQYRNEWFQAKKLDLIDMGLGVLDGAVGDASASGNKTEWAMQSYFGRVNLGWESRYLLELNIRRDGSSRFLSNQRWGYFPSVSAAWRIDQEPFMEKFASNWLSNLKLRASYGSLGNNAVGNYDALSVYATTNYILNNALATGLSQTAIANANLTWESTNIADIGLDFGAYNNKLTGTVDYFYKKTDGILIDLPAPLVRGNASIPKQNSAIVVNQGVELSLGWQDKIGDFSYFANGNITWLKNEVTKYKGDQYTISGNGLIKEGLPIKAQYVRIVDRIVQTDDDLALVQSIVDNAPIDPATGNKKNPFAYGRPQLGDLLYKDLNGDGLINDDDRKVVGNGPNPKFAYGLNLGAKYKGIDFSVMLQGVTGIKMYWLDGYYTPTVRWGYLINKEIADGRWYQGRTDATYPRLLDSSNTRNTQVSDFWMQNKSFFKIKNIQLGYSLPKELIAKLNIEKVRFYGSLENFFTFSSYKGMDPEVSGTNYPTMKQASVGINITF
- a CDS encoding DUF2007-related protein; this encodes MKTKKVSQIDVFSGAPWEVEMIKNLLHAANVNAKVVDDMEMKISVPCECYTTAMQVIGSRI
- the proB gene encoding glutamate 5-kinase; its protein translation is MAYQFAKIAVKIGSNVLTRKDGTLDITRMSALVDQVAELHKAGIEVILISSGAVASGRSEIRASKKLDSVDQRQLFSAVGQAKLINRYYELFREHKIHVGQVLTTKENFGTRRHYLNQKNCMMVMLQNGVIPIVNENDTISVTELMFTDNDELSGLIASMMDAQALIILSNIDGIYNGSPSDPETFVISEVEHGKDLSDYIQTEKSGFGRGGMITKTNIARKVADEGITVIIANGKRDNILVDLLKKPETTVCTRFIPSTQEVSSVKKWIAHSEGFAKGELHINEQASHVLNSDQAVSILPVGITEIVGEFEKDDIVRIIDCHGKQIGVGKTSFDSEEAREMIGKHGLKPIVHYDYLYIE
- a CDS encoding DUF2007-related protein: MGEKDKISLIEVFFGTPWEAELIKGLLESAGIDVALKNYGLVNFVPTQSTDFGAGGGISVLVFKDDYEIARQLIESRENLK